The following are encoded together in the Kwoniella europaea PYCC6329 chromosome 1, complete sequence genome:
- a CDS encoding lactoylglutathione lyase, with product MSSSATNTATYKFNHTMLRIKDPKVSIPWYEKVLGMQKFKESPGGDFTNYFLAFPAGFGDKANASDDEKASVQLNREGVLELCHNWGTESDPNFKGYASGNEEPGRGFGHIAVTVDNLEAAVKRFDELGVKFKKRPEEGKMRHIAFIYDPDGYWIEILAQQK from the exons atgtcatcatcagctaccaaCACCGCTACTTACAAATTCAACCATACCATGCTCAGGATCAAAGATCCGAAGGTTTCGATCCCTTGGTATGAGAAGGTATTGGGTATGCAG AAATTTAAAGAATCTCCAGGTGGTGATTTTACCAATTACTT CCTCGCCTTCCCAGCTGGATTTGGCGATAAAGCGAACGCCTCAGATGACGAGAAAGCTTCAGTCCAATTGAACAGAGAAGGTGTATTGGAATTGTGTCACAACTGGGGTACAG AATCCGATCCAAACTTCAAAGGTTATGCATCAGGTAACGAGGAGCCTGGAAGAGGCTTCGGACATATCGCAGTAACTGTCGACAACCTCGAAGCTGCCGTCAAGAGATTTGACGAGCTGGGTGTAAAATTCAAGAAGAGACCCGAGGAGGGtaagatgaga CACATCGCGTTCATCTATGATCCTGATGGATACTGGATCGAGATTCTCGCTCAACAAAAATAA